ATGGTCGGGCTGGGAAATGAATTCGCCTATGTTCAAGGCGGGCAGGTTGACCTATTCCTACATAATCCAGCGTTCAGCGTTTCCGGTGATGGTTCTGTAATTGTTGGCACTGGCGAGCGCAATTATGACGGCGAGTATATTGGTTATTACTGGACTGAGAGTCGCGGTAATGTCGCGATATGGGGTGATATACCGCACATTGCCTTCGATGAGCCAGCGTTCCGGACCTATGGTGTTTCCGCAGATGGGCATTTGGCGGCTGGGGACTATTTTGATTATTCAGGAAGCGCCGATAGCGATGATGGCCCATTCATTGTTCCGCTAGACTCGTCAGGTCCTCCGTTTAATGTAGTCGTGCTCGAACAATCCAGGGCGATAGGCGGTACTGCGTACGGTGTTTCAGGGGATGGAACAGTGGTGTGTGGTTCATCCTTAGGGAGTCAGGCATTTCGATGGTCGTCCCCGGATGGCTTAACTGGCCTTGGTTACCTCACGGTGACACCGACTTCGTCTGAGGCTCGCGCGGTGTCCGGTGACGGGGCCACGATCGTAGGTTGGAGCAATTCGTCTTTCGGAACCCAAGCGTTCGTTTGGACCCAGCCGACAGGGATGGTTGGGGTCGCACCGACCGTTGGGCTACAGGCGGTCATCGCCTATGCGACATCTCACGATGGATCGGTTGTAGTCGGTCAGGGCAAGAGAGGTGGGCAAGACACCGCCTTTTTGTTCAGCGAGTCCACGGGATTGCAGGCACTGGATGAGTATCTCAGTGCGAGGGGACTTGCTACTGAACTTGCAGGCTGGCGCTTGAGCGAGGCGCGTGGCGTGTCAGCCGATGGTCACCGTATTGCCGGCTGGGGAGTCGATCCTCAAGGACGGACTCAGGCCTGGGTGGCCACAGTTCCGGAGCCGTCCAGCGCCCTGTTGATGGTTATTGGGGGTGCCATGCTTCTCGGTCGGACAAACCGCAGACGCATGGCGATGGCAAGAATCGCGACCGTGCTCAGCACAGCGCTGCTGGTATTCCCACTGACCGCAAATGCAGACGTGAGCGTCAGCTTGAACTTTGACGCTCCAGTGGTCGGTACGATTGGCGACAACGCGGGCAATGGAACAGGATTCACACATCGGCTACCCGGAACGGGCGGGGCGATCCCCGCAAATGATCCCAACCTCAGCTTGACGGCCGTCCCGGGCAAGTTGCGAATGAACTCCACTCGGTCCGATTTCAATCAGCTAAATGGCTTTGGACGCAACCTCGGAAATTTGGAGGCAGCCGTAGTCTTTGTGCCAGGCGTGGGCACTCACGATTTTACGATGTCGGCCTTATTTGAAGATGTCGTCGTCAATGGGCTGTCGGATCAGCTTACTTTGCTGGTCGGAGCAAATCAGGATGCCACGGTTCGATTGGGATTCCACGAACCTGACCAGGTGTTCGCTGTCGAGAATTTCGGAAGTGGCGATGTTGGCGGTGCAGGTACGGGCTTGGGTGCTTTTGATCCAGGTGACAACATCCTCCTGACCGTGACTAGGGCAGCCGGGATTTGGAGCGTGTCTTGGACAAACCAAACCAACCCGGCCACCAGTGGATCGCTTTCGTCATTTACCGTTCCCTGGCTGGAGGCTTATGACGACCTGTATTTCGGCATTCATGCCGCGAATGCTCGCGGCTTCGTACCCTTCACAGCGACCATCGACAACTTCACGTTGAATGTGGTACCAGAACCGTCCACCACTTTGCTCGCCATGATCGGCGCCACCGCAGTGGGCGTCGTTGCCGCCCGCCGTCGTCGTACGGGGCTGTCGCTGACGAAGTAGTTCGCCCGAAGATTCCCAAGGTGCCATCCTTGCGCGAGAGGGCACGTTGGCCATCTTCGTGGATTGAAGTGCGAAGATTCCCAAGGTGCCCCATCCTTGGAGTGAGCAATCTTGGCATCTTCGGCGGCCAGCGAGCAAAGCTGGGTCGCCTGAGATGTCGCAACTGACAGCGCTCCGGGGGAACGAGGCGATGCGAGTATCCCATCCTCCCCATGCCGAGGTTTGTTACGCCGCCGTCGCAGAGCGACGATGGACTGGGTGTCCCGAACGGAGGGATTTGTCATTATCAAGGGTTGAAATGCGCAAACGCCCGTCTTGCCGCGAGATCAAAGCTGGTCGTCCTCAAAGTTGGCGCCTCGTTCCCTCGGTCGATGTGACCGAATCAGCTTGTTGGCAACCCTGTTCGTGGCCAGGACGGTTCGTTCTTCGCGCGCAAGGAGGACGACGGCTCCCTGCCGGATTTGACACAATCCCGGTCGCGTTCTCTGGCAAGATATTCCTCGCGCCGTATCTGTTGTGGGCAAGTACGACGGCGAATGCCGACGCAAATGCTCCGTTACTTGGCAGCAAGCGAGCAAATTCCAGTTAATAGCGTACCACCGCACAACAATCCGTTGCAGACGCGACAGCCCTGACGGGCCGCGGCCTGAGCTCAATCGTTATTTGTGGAGAAAGGAGGCGAGTGACCGTGAACGGCTGTGTCTTCTGCAACCCTCATGGGGACAGGGTGTTCCTGGAGAACGAACTCGCCGTCGCATTGTGGGATGCGTTCCCTGTCACCGCGATGCACGCGCTGGTTGTCCCGCGCCGACACACCGAGGACTACTTTTCACTTACCGCTGAGGAGTTGCTCGCCTGCAACGATTTGCTTCGGAAGGCACGTGAACTCGTCCAGGTAAGTGATCCCGCAGTAGAAGGATTCAACCTCGGCGCGAACATCGGCGATGCAGCAGGCCAAACCATCTTCCATTGCCACATCCACCTAATCCCCCGCCGTCGCGGTGACGTCGACAATCCCCGTGGCGGTGTTCGTCACCTGATCCCGGGCAAGGGAGCCTATTGACCGTGATGCACCCCTTCGTCGCGTTTCGACCGCGCCCCGAGGATTGCTGGCGCGGGATTATCCTGTTCGGCCGCAACGTTGCCACCTACAAGTTCGCACTCGGGCGGGCGCTGCTCGAACTACAGCCCCAAGCTGGCCAGCTTGTGACCTTGGAGGAGTTGGCGGCGCCGTTCTCGAAGTATCTGTGTTCCCACCTGCTGCTCGCAGAAAAACAGGGCACCTCGCGGGCAAGTCGCTTCTTAGACGCCTGCCGCAAGGCCAATGCGGGTGAGCTGACGCAGGAACAATTGGTCGACCAAGCTGTCCGGATCGGTTTTAACAATGTGATCCACGCGTTCCACGTTGTGGGCCGGAACGAAGTGCCGCAACGGTTCTTCGTGGACGAGCGCGGCAGGGGTGGGGGAATCCGGATGACGCAGTCCTTCGCTGACCTGGTTGGCGGTGACCAGAATCCCAACCTACCGCTCGAAGCAGACGCGCGATGGCGGCTTGTCGAGACTGCGTGGGAACTTGGTGTGTCACCCGCGCTACTCACGGTGAACCGCGATCCGGCTACCGAATCGCTGTTCGTGGTCGACGCGGAAAGGCGCCGAAAGTCAATCACGGGGGCGCGCGACGCGCTCAGCGGTTACCAGAAGGGACACTGCTTCTACTGTTTCGACAGCTTTTCTCTTGCTGGAGCGACACCGCCGGACGTTGATCACTTCTTCCCACACTCTCTCAAGGCGGCAGGCATGGGTGGTCTCATCGACGGCGTGTGGAATCTCGTCCTAGCCTGCCGTCGCTGCAACCGAGGTGTGGCGGGGAAGTCGAACCTCATTCCTAGCATCAGGCTTCTTGAGAGGCTGAGCACGCGAAATGAGTTCCTGATTGCGAGCAATCACCCCCTTCGCGACACCCTTATGGCGCAGACCGGCGCGAGTGAGGTCGACCGCCGGGTGTTTCTGAGCACGTTCCACGTGCAGGCTCAGGCCGTCTTGATTCATGAATGGGAGCCCGTGGAGGTCGCGGAGGCGCTATTCTGAGCGCCGGGACGCCATACGAGCATGGCTAACAACAGCATGCAGCGGACGGCACTGCGCTCCGCAAACGGTGCTGAGCGTCACTGCGTAAGGTGGGCGTGAACTGCAACCACGGAAGAGCACTGTACTCGGACGGTACGTCACTGGGCGGTTGGCCAGAGGCGAATTGGGTACGTGGGAATCGAAGCGATCCAACGTTACAATCCTGGACGAGGCGGGGCGTTGGCCAGATGCGATATAGGTCTACCTATCGGCCACAAGGACGTTCGCACCACCCTGATCCGCACACACGCGTTGAACCGGGGCGCGGCGTTCGCAGTCCCGCTGACGGTCGTGCTCGACGAGGCTATGCGCAAAGGTTGATGTAGACACAACCCGCGGACACATTGTGACCTAAGAGGATCGGCCGCTAGTGCGATAGGCTGACAACCTTGCAGTCTATTGGCGGTACGCTGACCATCCTAAAACCAAGTTCGCGGACTAGCATGCACGCTCGGAGTATTCACGGCATGAACTACTGGAGCGACCTGTTTACGCCTGAGACGTTCGAGGCGTTTGCTCGTTCAGATCGCACAATTTCGGGATTTCGTGAATCTCAGCGGTCTATGGCCGAAAAGGTTCGCGTCGGCGACAAGTTCGTTTGCTACATGGTCCGCATGTCTCGTTGGATAGGCATCTTGGAAGTGATGGACGGGCCATTCACGGACAGCACGCCGATTTTCGTCCCTGACGACGATCCATTTGTTGTTCGATTCAAAGTTAGGCCTGCCGTATGGCTTTCTCTCGAAAAGACGATTCCAATCCACGAGTCGGAGGTGTACTCCCAGCTGTCGTTCACCCGCGACGTCAGGCCCGGCGGATATTGGCTTGGCCCGTTACGTCGCAGTCTAGTTAAGCTCAACCAGGATGACGGCGCATTCTTGGATTTGCTCCTGCAGCGCGTGCAGGCCGACGGTCGCACTTTCCCGGTGGACAACGAGCAGTATGACCGCGCGTTGAAGCGACGTATTCAACGGCCAGATCGTTCCGTTGTGGTTAGTGTGCCTGACGACAGGGTTGCGCCGACCGAAGAACCTGCGCAAGATTCAACAACTGACCGAGAATCGGTGCGCGTGCAAGCTGCCCTTTGTCGGATCGGTGAGGCGATGGGTTTCAAGATTTGGCTCCCCAACGCTGACCGATCTCGCGTTGGCGAACATTGGTCGGCGCAGCCGGGAGTTCTGTTGGACCGCCTGCCACTGAACTACGACGAAACGACCTTGGACACCGTCAAGCGAATCGACGTGCTTTGGCTGAAGGGGCGCGCCATCCGGAGAGCTTTCGAGGTCGAACATTCGACGGCAATCTACTCCGGCTTGCTGCGAATGGCCGATCTGTGTGCACTCCTTCCAAACATCAATGTGCCGCTCCATATTGTCGCACCCGAGTCGCGGCGCGAAAAGGTATTCCAAGAGATCACCCGACCGGTATTCTCATTGCTAGAAAACTCGCCCCTTGCCGAGCGCTGCACGTATTTGTCTTACGGCAGCATTGAAGAGCTGGGGGAACTTGATTACTTGTCCCACACCACCGATAGCGTGTTGGACGAGTTCAAAGAGTACGCTGAGTAGTCCTGGTGGGGTTGCCAGCGAACAAAGCACTGTGCTTGACGGGCAGGCGTAACGGTTACATCCCGTTCCTTGTAACCGGCCCGCAAGTGAGCGCAGTCGATCATTGCGCAAGGTGGGCGAGTCCTGGGCGCATTACCGCTGCTAAAATCCTGCACGGCTGCGACACACCGAAGCAGCCAACCTTTGGCGGCGACTACGGTCGAGCGTTAGATGGGTGTTTACCAATCGATCTTGTCGAGGGTCTGCTCTCGGAGGAAAGCGTCCCGCATCGTCAAGCAGTGTGCTCGCAATTCGGCGAACGTCAAGTCGGCCGCCTGTTCGGCGAGTGCCGCCGCCTGTTGGAAGTCGCCGGCTTCCGCGTGGGCGGCGGCTAGGATCGCGACGGATTGCCAGTCCTGCTCGCCAGTGACTTCGAGCAGCTTTCGGGCGGCCACGATGGCCTTCGTGCCATTGCGAAACCGCGCCTGCGGGCAAGCGGCCAGCAGCAACGCTTGCATTCGTAGCAACTCACGATGGTCGGCAGCTAACCGCAGACCAGTTTTGATGTCCCGTTCAGCCAGCGGGTACCGGCCTTGAGATTGGTAGACACGCGCCCGCAGCCAATAGATATCGGCGTCTCGCTCATTGACCTTCAGCGCCTGGCCGAAGTCCCTCATTCCGCCTCGCTCATCTCCCAGCATGACGCGTACTGCACCGCGGGCGGCAAGCGACGAAGTTAAGTCAACGCCGGCTAAATCGACAGCGTGTTGCAAATCGAGAAGGGCTGCGTCCAGGTCACCGCGATGCCATTTAATAAGACCGCGGTTGACGTACGGCATTGGGTTGGCAGTGTCCAAGACCGCCCACTCGTTGAGGATCATTAGGACAGCATCAATCTCTTGATGCGTCAGCGCCAAGTAGTAGCCGACGGCAGTGAGCCATTCGTGCCGTAGCTGGTTACATTCGAGTAAGAGTTCGCGTTCCGCGGCGAGGGCTTCGGCGTGGCGGCGTAACAATTCAGCGATGCGTTGGGTGAGACTGGCATGTTCGGCCTGAAGGGCTTGTAATTGGAGCTGTAGGTTCCGCATCTCCGACTGCACTTGGTTCGCCTCGAAGTTTTCGTCTCGACGACGATGTTGGAGCAGCTGGGCGTCGGCTTCGCTTAGCGAGCTGTTGACGGCCAGCATTCTCCCTTCGACGCCCGTTAGGTTGGCCTTGGCGGCTTCGCCTTGGTTGCGGATGTCGTACACTTTCGACTGCAAATTCTCGTACCGCTGCAACAGTGTGAGTCGCTGTTCGTAGATGCTTTGCAGCAACCGTCGCCGCTGCTCGATGCGAATGGCAATCTCCCCCTCTTCATCGCGGGCCGGGGGCGCCTGGGCCGGCACATTGGGCCGGGGACGATGGGGGAAGTGTTCGAGCGGGCTCGGTTGGGCGGGGGCCGATGCGAGTAGTTCAGCTAGGTGTTCCGAACTGATGGCAAAGTAGTAGCCCGTAGCATCCTTAGGGGCCCATGTGTTCACGCCAACGACTCGTCCACGGTAATTGACCAGCGGTCCGCCGCTGTTGCCGTGGTCAATGGTTGCGGTCGAGTGAATCCAGCGGGCATCGAGAGCGTAACCCGCGGCGGTGTAGATTTCGGCGGTTTCGAGAAGACCAGATGCCGCAATTTCATGACCAGTTCGCACGCTGCTGACGACGCCATCCGAAACGGAGGCAATCAACCCCTGAGGACTCCCGAACGCGGCCACGCGCTCCCCCTTTTCAACGTCCGAGGCTAATTCCAACCGCGCAAGGTCTGGGGGGAGGTCGGGCACGTGTAGCACGGCCAGGTCATGCTCGGCGCTGGCGGCGACGAAACCGGTTGCTGAATAAACGGAGCCGCCCACTAGCAGGACCTTGATGTCCACGGCCTCATTAGCAACGTGAAAGTTGGTTGCGACCAACCCATGACTACCCGTCAAAAAACCACTGCCGGTAGCTAGAGTTCCGTCCAAACGCCGTTTTTCGATCGTGACGACCGAAGGTTCCACGAGCTTCACCAACACGGGGAGTTCGAGGCCAGTGGCCGACTTTGTTTCGGCCGGATTCTCAGCAGCTGGAGGGTCGGAGCTTCCCGGAGGAGTGGGCGCGTCTTCTTCGGCCGAGGAAGCCTCTGCCGCGTTGTCGCCGATGGGAACCGTTGCCGGTTCGGTGGGGGATGAATCGGCCGCTTTCGCTGTGTCCGCGGCTTCTTGAGCTTTCAGCTGCCGGACTTTTTCCCGCAACTCGGCCAGCTCCCGCTTCTCCTTACCACTCGTGGCGGCGCGGAGTTGTTCATTTCCCCGACCAAACCACAACAACAGCGCCAAGGCGACGGCCGCACAGCCGCAACCGGCCAAAACGATCACACGCCAGCCCACAGCAGTTTCTGGTTCCGTCGCCGCTTCAGAAATCTCCGGTGTTACCGGTTTGGCCGTGGGACGATCGACAGCGGTTGCCTCCTTCGGCTTGGCTGCCGCGGCCGCCGGCTGAGAAAAGAGTCCGCGAATCTCTCCAGCGGGAAGCCACTTGTTTGATCCGG
This window of the Pirellulales bacterium genome carries:
- a CDS encoding PEP-CTERM sorting domain-containing protein translates to MPRTSAAAIVIVCLLADSIAFGQLSFQGLGFLDQPGHSKAFAISADGTTVVGQSMQYPPPLDYSYEEGFRWTEGGGMVGLGNEFAYVQGGQVDLFLHNPAFSVSGDGSVIVGTGERNYDGEYIGYYWTESRGNVAIWGDIPHIAFDEPAFRTYGVSADGHLAAGDYFDYSGSADSDDGPFIVPLDSSGPPFNVVVLEQSRAIGGTAYGVSGDGTVVCGSSLGSQAFRWSSPDGLTGLGYLTVTPTSSEARAVSGDGATIVGWSNSSFGTQAFVWTQPTGMVGVAPTVGLQAVIAYATSHDGSVVVGQGKRGGQDTAFLFSESTGLQALDEYLSARGLATELAGWRLSEARGVSADGHRIAGWGVDPQGRTQAWVATVPEPSSALLMVIGGAMLLGRTNRRRMAMARIATVLSTALLVFPLTANADVSVSLNFDAPVVGTIGDNAGNGTGFTHRLPGTGGAIPANDPNLSLTAVPGKLRMNSTRSDFNQLNGFGRNLGNLEAAVVFVPGVGTHDFTMSALFEDVVVNGLSDQLTLLVGANQDATVRLGFHEPDQVFAVENFGSGDVGGAGTGLGAFDPGDNILLTVTRAAGIWSVSWTNQTNPATSGSLSSFTVPWLEAYDDLYFGIHAANARGFVPFTATIDNFTLNVVPEPSTTLLAMIGATAVGVVAARRRRTGLSLTK
- a CDS encoding HIT family protein, translating into MNGCVFCNPHGDRVFLENELAVALWDAFPVTAMHALVVPRRHTEDYFSLTAEELLACNDLLRKARELVQVSDPAVEGFNLGANIGDAAGQTIFHCHIHLIPRRRGDVDNPRGGVRHLIPGKGAY
- a CDS encoding trypsin-like peptidase domain-containing protein → MSENKRTEWYCEVLGEVLGPMGSKQLQEMVRRKELSPHDQVRRSGSNKWLPAGEIRGLFSQPAAAAAKPKEATAVDRPTAKPVTPEISEAATEPETAVGWRVIVLAGCGCAAVALALLLWFGRGNEQLRAATSGKEKRELAELREKVRQLKAQEAADTAKAADSSPTEPATVPIGDNAAEASSAEEDAPTPPGSSDPPAAENPAETKSATGLELPVLVKLVEPSVVTIEKRRLDGTLATGSGFLTGSHGLVATNFHVANEAVDIKVLLVGGSVYSATGFVAASAEHDLAVLHVPDLPPDLARLELASDVEKGERVAAFGSPQGLIASVSDGVVSSVRTGHEIAASGLLETAEIYTAAGYALDARWIHSTATIDHGNSGGPLVNYRGRVVGVNTWAPKDATGYYFAISSEHLAELLASAPAQPSPLEHFPHRPRPNVPAQAPPARDEEGEIAIRIEQRRRLLQSIYEQRLTLLQRYENLQSKVYDIRNQGEAAKANLTGVEGRMLAVNSSLSEADAQLLQHRRRDENFEANQVQSEMRNLQLQLQALQAEHASLTQRIAELLRRHAEALAAERELLLECNQLRHEWLTAVGYYLALTHQEIDAVLMILNEWAVLDTANPMPYVNRGLIKWHRGDLDAALLDLQHAVDLAGVDLTSSLAARGAVRVMLGDERGGMRDFGQALKVNERDADIYWLRARVYQSQGRYPLAERDIKTGLRLAADHRELLRMQALLLAACPQARFRNGTKAIVAARKLLEVTGEQDWQSVAILAAAHAEAGDFQQAAALAEQAADLTFAELRAHCLTMRDAFLREQTLDKIDW